Genomic window (Flavobacteriales bacterium):
TCCGCGACCAGAAAAGGATCGAGAACGCCAGACCTGCAAAAAAGACGGAAGCCGCCCGTGCCGTATGCCCTCCTTGCAGCCCCAAATAGGCCGATGCCGTGCAGGAGATCATGATCCCGGCGATCAGCAACACGATGACTTTGCGACGTAGTGCGGGGTTTTTCATGTGGGCCAAATGTAGGCGAAGGTAGATTGGCTCACCACCTTAGCTGGATCCCGATCGCCCATGCTCGTGACCACGATCGTTCGATCATTGTCCGATCGAAGGGCTGAAGGTCTTACTGGTCATCCAATCCCTTCCCCTCCAAGATCCGGTCGACATTTTTCTCCACCCGCGCCATCCGCGTTTTCTCTTGCTTGGCTGAGGAGAAGTAGAGGAGGTAGCCGCGCTGCCGGCCGGGCGTCAGGGCTTGAAAGGCTTTCTTCAGTTCCGGCATCTCTTTCAGTGCTTGTGCGAACTCCTCCGGCATGTTGAACTCCTTCGTCTTCTTCATCGGCACCTTCGTGCCGGCCTTCTCCACAGCAATGGCCTCGTGGATGTAGGCCTTCAGCACCGGCGCCAGTTTCTTGATCTCCTTCAGGCTCTTGAAGCGGATCTGTCGCACGACCTGCACGTTCTCCGTCTGCTGGGTCATAATGCCTACGTCATCCTTCAGCAGCACGCCTTTGTGGAACAGCAGCGCGCAGTAGTCCTTGAAGCCGTGCATAAGGACCACATTCTTGCCCTTCAAGGTGTAGCAGGGGTGGCCCCACTTCAATTCCTCATCGAGGCCGCACTCCAGCGCGATGGTGCGCAGGGCCTTGAATTCCGCCTGCCACTTTGAGTCCTTGTCGAAATACCAGTCCACTTTGGGGTTCATGGGTCCATGGATTGAATGTCCGAATCACCACATGGGGGGATGCACGGACGGTATGCTGGCCCGAAAATTATTCATTGGCGGAGGAGGGACGAAATCTGAACGTGGAGTTTTCTTATTCTCCCCAACATATGCGGAGATCAAGCGGGATATTCTCCGCATCGGACCATTGCAAGGGCGATCGGCCGGCAGTCTGTGGCAACGGGCATCGGTGGTCCGGGAACTCCGCTTCACCGCAACACCGTGATGGTGCCGTTGGCTTCCTTGTCGATGACAGCGCCACACTCCGCCCGGTAGGCGACCTTGTAGAAGTAGGTGCCATCGGCCACATCTTTCGCGTTCCAGGACCCCTTCCCACCGCTGCCGGCATCGAACACCGTCTGCCCCCAGCGGTCGTATACGGTCAGTTCGTAGGTGTCGAACAAGGCGGTGACGTCCATGTCGGGGTCTGCGGGCAGGAAAGGCCGCCACACATCGTTCATGCCATCGCCATTGGGCGAGACCACGTTGGGGAGTGTGATCGAGCTGAGGTCCACAGTGGGCACCGAGGTCTCCGCGATCACCACGGACGCTTGATCCGTGCATCCGTCCTCCAAATCGGTGACAAGAACGGTATAGGTGCCCGGTTGGGAGATGGTGGGCGAAGCCTCGCTGCTGAAGGCCGGGTCGGTGCCGCTTGCGGTCACGGCCGTCCACACGTAGTTCACGGCCTGCTCCGGAAGCACCTGAACGCCTTCCACGGTGATCGAGGTTATCGAGCAGGAAAGACTGTCCTGTTCCTGGGGGATGAGCACCTGTATCACATGGTCCGGTATGGTCACCTCAGCCAAGATGTTACAGCCCGCGGCATCATCCACATGCAGCACATAATCGCCGGCCCAGAGCCCTGAGGCGGTGCCGTCGGGAAGCACGGTCCCCCCCAGCGTGAAGGTGACCGGTGCGGTCCCCCCGGACACGTGGACAGCCTGCAATGTTCCGCCCATCCCATTGCACGCGGAGGTGACCTCCACGGTATAAGAGAACGGTGCGATGATGGGTACTTCAAAAGTGGTCTCCACCACGATGTTGCCGCACGGGTCCTCCACGTTCCCCGATGTGGACGTGATGGTCAGTGTGTAAATGCCGCCTTCCATGGGAACGTCGTCCAAGGTGATGGTATAGCCCGATTGTGAGACCGCGCCCGGAACGTTCGGGGTGACAGTGCCGAAGGGGAGCACAACGCCGGAAGGGGAGGTCAGGGTGAAATCCGTCGGGATCACCGTACTGGTGACGATGGGTTCGCTGAAATTCACCACAAAGCTCTGGTTGGAACAATCCGTGGTGACCGATACCGGCACCGGTGGGACATTGTCATAGATCGCCGCCGTGCTTTGCGTGAAATCGATGTTGTACCCGTCCGGGCTGCCGGACCAGTTCATCACCACCAAGGCATAGGTCTGCCCGACCGTTACGGGGAGGTCGGCATTGAAGGCCGGCCCGTTCAGGTCGCCGGGGCCGTTCGTGCTCCCCGTACCTCCATTGGCGGTGGAGATCCCTGTGGGGCCGTTCGTGCCAATTACACCATAGGAATTGCATTCCACCTCCGGTGAAGAACCGTTCTGTGCATTGATGCCGGCGCAGCCCCCGTCGGTGATGTTGAACAATCCCCAGTCGTAGTCGTCCGCATCGTTCGCCGGGTCGAGCACGAAGCTGAGATCGCCGGCTTCCTGCACCGTGAAGGTGTACCACAGGCTTGCGCTCTCCGCATTTTGGTTGCAGATCCCCGTGAACTCGAACACGTTCCCCGAACCCTGCGGAGCGGACAATTCGGTGTAGACGCCCCCGCAAAGCTGGATGGAACCGTCGCAGTCGCTCGTACTGGTCTGTGCGAACAAGGTTCCAGAGAACGCGATGCAGAGGCTGGCGAGGGTGCGGAGGTTTTTCATCGGAGCGAATATAGGTGAGCGGTCCGGGATCCATGTTCCTCTACCCCCGCGCTCGGCCCCGGAGCCTCATCCGGGGTCCCGGGTGCCAGGTCTCGTGCGGCCTCCGGCCGTCTTCAATCCTCATCTCCGAACATCTTTAAAGGACTCCCATCGTGCGCGCAGCTGTACGCGTAATGCTCCGGCAACATGACCAAGCCCTGCTCAACCGGTTTGTTGCCCAATGCTCCCGCAAGTCTTCCCGGCTGACCAAACTTGGCGCTCCAGCTTGCTCGGCCGGGGCGACTTGTGGGTGGTGTACATGCTTCCATCCATGCTTTTCCGTGAAGTCTTCGGACTTCACACAGCGGGGTTCGAACATATCGAAAGGAGACAACGCATGCTCTTCGATCCAATGCAAGTGCTCCGGAGGTAGTTCCGTGTGGCAGTCTGAAGACTGCGAAAGTTTCAGGGCCGCGATAGGCTTCTGAGGTTTCAAACCACAAGTCGCCCCGGCCTGTTCATGTCAGGAGCTCCCTTTATCCTGGGGCCGGGAAGACTTGCGGGAGTGAGGGGAACCACCACAACCCGATGAACCGGATGAACCATGGAACAAACGGCCTCACGAAAAATAGACCAGCGCACCAATGACCAACCCCACGGCCAACATCCCGACGCCCCCGGACAGTTCAAGCCTTTCATCCGCCCAATGATCAAAGGTCTTCCGCCTTCCCGTTATGTGGTACAGTATCAGCGCGCCCGGATAACGAAAGATAAAGACAGTGAGGATGTAGCCAATGGCACTTGCGATTATTTCGCCCATCGTTGCTGCAATAGTTCCATGTTGCACACCTTCATCGGCGGTGCTTCAAACGTTATCTCGATACCTGTCTCGTATATCATGGCGCCATTTCGTTCGTCTCCGGTGCGGGTTTGTCCCACATTACTTTGGCTCTTTCCGGATGTGGCCTCCAGTAGCGTATCATGCGGTGCTCTCCGATACACCATTTGGTTCCTATACAATCTTTGAACCAATCCGAGGAGGAGGAGACGGTGTATGTGTTATCATTCACATCGAACTCGAATACAGTCACCAAATTGCTCCGCCCAGAACGGTAAACGTTGACAACCGTCCCGATCGCTTCACCAGCATCGCTCTCCAGTTCCCTATCCTGTTGCCATGACTTTGGTATGTTATAGGCAAGCACTCCGACAACCACAACGATGGCAATCCAAGTCTTCTTGTCAGATGGTAGGAGGCGTTTCCAATTCACTTTACAAGTTTTTCAAGTCTGCAACTCCACAATATTAAGCCCTTGTCTTAGCGCCAGCGTCCACGCTCATGTTGATGAATAGTGTGATCGATTAAACGCACGAGCGAAGATGCTCGCGCGAGATGGCGGATTATGAGGACCCGAGCACGGGAATGGGGAACTATGGTTGCTTTCTAAAGAGACCTGTAGATACGGCATTGCACAAATCAGTGCGCACGTGATCAATCATTTCAACAATTTCGCGATGCAAGTGATTGTAGTCCGACTTATTCAAAGGAGGTTCACTCCCGTGAGCAATATCGTTCCGGTTCTTAAGTAGTTGCTGGTCTATCAGTTTAAACCTAAGTTCGTAATAAGATACATCAAGACCTACTGTAGCGTAAATCTCTTTTAGGATATTTGAATTCAGGTTTGAGCCTGTCCTTATCGAGTATGTATCAGAGAAGTCCACTTTGTCGGACAACCCACTTTGGACGTAATCAAGAAACTGTACATGCAGCGTGGCCTTATTCGTCTCTTCAAACTGACTTAGTCTCTGCTTTAACGACAGTGCCAGAATTGACGTGTTGACTTGATTGAGGCTCAGTCCTTGGTACTTCACATAGTTTAGATAATACTGTGTGGAGTTCTTAACGAACCCTTCCCAATGAGCATAGAGCATTACAGAGGCGCAACGAAGTGCTTTGGGAAGGAGCTTTTCTGAAGCACTTTGTACATCGATATTGAGCGAGGTAAGCTCCTTCTTCCTCCATGCCAAATCTTGCTCAATACGGTTGATGCAGTCTTCCTTCGACCGAATTTTCATGGCCGCAAGATGGTCTCGCCTAAGGGAATAATTGCAGGGACTCTTGAGGTTACATTGACACCTGCTCCATATCGAGACTGAAACTTAGGATTAGACCAAATATCCTTCACCTTATCGACAAGTGATTCTGGATCCTTGTCTTTCCAAAGACTAATGTTCTTTCCAAGCCCAATTGCCACCGCTTCAAACGCGGCAACGAGGAATTTACCTTCGAACCTTTGCTTATCAGAATTGTATCGCTGAAAGGACGAATCACCAAGTGAGGCGTCAAGAAGGGTGAACGTCCGGGTGAATTTATTCTCCATTGAAACCCTGTCGAATTTCTTGTCATTGACGATGGACACCATCTTCTCCGTGATAAACTCGCTGAAATCATTTACGCCTTTCACCTCGTTGGGGTCAATTAGGCTGAGTATGACGAACCTCAATGCTAGTTCCATGTTGTACTTCTCCTTAAGAAGTCTCTCTGCAATTGATATGGTACTCAAGAAGTGCTCGTCCTCGGAGAGGTTCTTGAGCCAGTCGTGGAAAGGTCGGTCAAGCATCACTAAAAGGCAATTCCTCACCTCTTGATCGGATAGCTTTGAACCAAGTGTATTGAGTCTTTGGAATAGCTCATACTTGATTGAGTCATCACTTTCCTGCTTCACTATCTTCACATCTATCTTCTCCCTCTTAAAGGCAATTCTCATTGCGGCGTCAAGAGAGTTTGCAGGATCATCAGTATTCTCCCAGGCCTTTCCTTCTAATGAAGGAAGGTATTCGGTTCTAATCAAACGACTCCCTGGAAGCACTTTGCCATTCTCATCTTTAAGTATGCCGATGAACTCAAATATGGTTGAGAGCCTTTGCAGCCCATCGACAACATCCCACACACCGTCCTTTCGTTGCGATACGAATATCGAGGGGATTGGAATACCTAGGAGTATGCTCTCAATTAGTCTAGTTCGTTGCAATGGTTTCCAGCGGAAGAGGCGTTGAAATTCGGGGTGTATGTCTAGCTCGTCATCCTTGTATAAGTTCACGAGTTCACCAATGGACATTGGATATCCGTCGGTGATGATTTCCCGTTTCTTACTGAGTATCTCATCTTGAAGTGCCATGATTATCAGGGGTCGGTGCGTAAAGTGTTGAATTCGGTCTGATTGACCAAGCTGTTAGTGATTCGCCATTTGCTCAACTCAAATATATGGGCCCGACCATTCTTGCGTTCCCCCCTAGTTCTTTCCCTCGACTCGAGGTAAGAGTTTCCCGCCAGTTGCGCAGCCTTACACCTGCAAAACCCCCATATTAAACTCCCGCGTAGCCGGGCTCTGCGCCGCCGCCTCGATCCCCATGCTGATCCAAGTCCGAGTTTCCAACGGATCAATAACCGCATCCAGCCAAAGCCGCGAGGCCGCATAGTACGGCGAGGTGGTATCCTCGTACTTCTTGCGGATCTTGTCCAACAGTTGCTTCTCGTTCTCCGGCGTGATCGTTTCGCCGCGGCCTTTCAGCGCGCTCACTTCGATCTGGAGCATCACCTTGCTGGCCTGGTCGCCGCCCATCACGGCGACGTTGGCGCTGGGCCAGCCCACGATGAGGCGTGGGTCGTAGGCCTTGCCGCACATGGCGTAGTTGCCGGCGCCGTAGCTGTTGCCCACGATGATGGTGAACTTCGGCACCACGCTGTTGGCCACGGCGTTCACCATTTTCGCGCCGTCCTTGATGATGCCGCCCTGCTCGCTGCGGCTGCCGACCATGAAGCCGGTGACGTCCTGCAGGAAGACCAGCGGGATGTTCTTCTGGTTGCAGTTGGCGATGAAGCGGGTGGCCTTGTCGGCGCTGTCGCTGTAGATCACACCGCCGAACTGCATCTCGCCCTTCTTGCTCTTCACCACTTTGCGCTGGTTGGCCACGATGCCCACGGCCCAGCCGTCGATGCGCGCGTAGCCGGTGAGGATGCTTTGGCCGTAGCCCTCCTTGTATTCGGTGAATTCGCTGCCGTCCACCAAGCGCGCGATCACTTCGCGCATGTCGTAGGGCTTGGTGCGCTCCTTGGGGAGTATGCCGTAGAGCTCTTTTTCATCGGCCTTCGGCTTGGCGGATTTTTCCCTGCTGAAACCAGCGTCTTTCGGCTTGCCGAGCTTGTCCACGATGGTGCGGATGGTCTTGAGGCATTCCGCATCGTCCTTGCATTTGTAGTCCACCACGCCGCTGATCTCCGTGTGTGTGGTGGCGCCGCCGAGGGTTTCGTTGTCGATGTCCTCACCGATGGCGGCTTTCACGAGGTAGCTGCCGGCGAGGAAGATGCTGCCGGTCTTCTCCACAATGAGGGCTTCGTCGCTCATGATGGGCAGGTAGGCGCCACCGGCCACGCAGCTGCCCATGATGGCGGCGATCTGCGTGATGCCCATGGAGCTCATTACGGCGTTGTTGCGAAAGATCCTGCCGAAGTGCTCCTTGTCGGGGAAGATCTCGTCCTGCATGGGCAGGAACACACCGGCGCTGTCCACGAGGTAGATGATGGGCAGCCGGTTCTCGATGGCTATTTCCTGTGCGCGGAGGTTCTTCTTGCCCGTCATGGGGAACCACGCGCCGGCCTTCACGGTGGCATCGTTGGCCACCACCATGCACTGGCGCTTGCACACGTAGCCGATCACCACGACCACACCGGCACTGGGCGCGCCACCATGTTCGGCGTACATGCCGTCCGCGGCGAAGGCACCGATCTCGATGCGCGCCTGCCCGCTGTGGTGGGGGCTCTTGGGGTCCAGCAGCGCGTCGATGCGCTCGCGGGCGGTCATCTTGCCTTGCGCGTGCTGCTTGGCGATGCGCTTCTCACCGCCGCCTTCGTGGATCTTGTGGAGGCGCTTGTGCAGGTCGGAGCAGGCGAGCTTGTTGTGGTCCTCGTTCTTGGAGGCTTCGATGTCGATCTTTTGGGCCATGGTAAACTGATTAGCGGATGGGCAGATTAGCCGATTAGCCGATGGGATTGTGCGAAGATCGGGACCGGAGCTCAAATGACCGAATTATCGCCCTGCCATTGTCTTTATTGGACTTGCGGACGTTTGCGGAGGAAGTGGTCAGGTCAGGAGATTCCATAGCTTTCACCCGAAAAGTACCACTATGGATATTCGGAAGACCTTCATGCTGACTGCGGTTTGTCTCCTGATGGCAGGCTGTGCCAAAGAAGGCCCCGCAGGCCCCACAGGACCGGCTGGCCCTACTGGGCCGGATGGGAACACTGATTTTCATGTCGAGAGTTTCACCGCGCTCAGTTCTGATTGGGAACAACTGTCAAACGGAATACAGTATACGCAAGAGATTCCCAGCCTTACCCAGGAAGTGATCGATAATGACGCGGTGTTGCTGTATATGCACAAGAACAACATTTGGTATTTGCTTCCGCATCAATTGAGCACCCTTCAATACACGTACAGCTACCAGCCTGGCGAGATCACCATCACCGTGATTGGAACCCAAATACCTACCACCCTCATCTTGAAGTTGGTGTACATGGAGGATTCGGAATAAACAGGCTTCTCCTTGTGCGGAATTTCCGTTTCAGGAACCCCGCGTAAGGACAATAGCCGGATCAACGGTTTCACCGCCCCACGACAAAGCGCAACGTCCGGCGTATGCCGCTGATCGTTGCAGTTGCGCTATAGTTGCCAGATGGCAGGCCGCTCAGGTCAACCGCACCAGCAGATATTCTTGCAGGCGTTTCAACGCGCTGCCCGAGCGCATTGACGATCGAGAGCGAATTGGCTTGCACATCGCCCACGATCCTCAAAAGACCGGAAGCGTTATCGAACCACATCGCCACGGGGCGGTCGTTCGCGTCAGCACCGATGGAGGTGGACAGTTCCACGGTGATGACGACATCGTCCGAGATAAGTTGGAAGCAAGGTCCACTATCGCTGGTCCACCGTAAAATGTTCTCACCCTCGCTCAAGTCGGTTACCGTGGCGTATGGGTCATTCGGGTTGCTGAAGAGACCCGTGCCTTGGATCAGCGACCAAGTGCAGACCTGCGGGGCGATCGGAGGCGCCGCGCCCATGGTGGCGCTGAACGGCGGCGCATAGATGGATTGATCCGGCCCGGCATTGGGGATCGGCGGATCGACCTCGTAACGGGTGATGCTCACTTGATCGGCGGTCGTATCCACCGGCGTGATGATGGTCCAAGTGAGAACGTTCTGGCCAAAGTAAATTCCGGTAACGGAGGTCGATGGGTCCGAGGGATCGGTGATGGTGACCATGCCGCTTGTCAATGACCACATGCCGGTCTCCGTTGGCAAGGGTGTGTTCGCCTGCATGGAGGTCGTATCAAAGCAGGTCTCCTGGTCGGGCCCGGCGTTGGCTATGGTCTGGGCATTTGCAATGACCGGGAAAGTCGAGAATGCAAAGAGGATAACGAACTGTTGTGCGCGCATGTTGATGGGAACTTGAACGAAGTTCGCCGATCATGCCTCTTGCGAAAATGTTTCCGAGGGAATGATCCAACAGGAGACTATGGGATCCTCGGCACAGCGATGCTTGACTGGTCGCCGCAAAGCCGAGCGCTCAGCTCCCTGTCCGTCCAAGCTCCTCCATCTGCTTCTTCAGCCATTGGTGTGCATCGGCTTCGGACGGGGTTACATGGATGCGCGTGAGCTGTGGGTGGTACGCGAAGTAGAGCTTCAGGATCATTTCCATCATGTCCGCACGGGCCACCACGGCGATGGCGAGCAGCGCACCTTCCTTGCGGTCCTCGTGCAAATGGTCCACCGTGATGGCGGACACGGTGTAGTCCACGTCCTCCGGAATGATGCTGAGCATACAGTACGGGACCTTTCCCATCAGTTTGTGCCGGGCCCGCTGCACCTCTTCCAAGGAAGCGGTATTGAGCACGGCGCCATGCAGGTAATGCGCTTCGAGATGGTCGGGGCGCATCCGCTTAAGGATGGCCACGCTGGTGCGGATCTCACGCGGTTCAATGGACATGGCAGTTGACCAAGGTACGAACTTGCCGCTGGGTGGCTTTCGTACTTAGATCTCTTGCTGTTGCGGTGCCGCACCGCAAGCATTGCGGAACGAGAATCACAAGTCGAGGCACAACAGGAACGACCAGTTCAAGATAAATGGGGACCGGTGCTCCGTGCACGGGACGGAACCGGCCGCCCCGCATTTCAATTCATTTGTATCAGACCTTCTGCACGCGCACGGCGTTCATGCCCTTGGGTCCGCGTTCGAGCTCAAAGCTCACTTTGTCGCCCTCGTTGATCTCGTCGATCATACCGCTGATGTGTACAAAGTAACGCTCTTGGCTACCGATCTCGTTGATGAAGCCGAACCCCTTCGAGGTGTCGAAGAAGTCCAACTTGCCCTGGTGCATGGGGTCCACGTCCACTTTTTCGCGTTTGGGCACGCCGAGCTCGATCTCGCTGGCGTCTATTTCAACCCTGTTGGCAGGGTCCGGCGGGGTGTCCACGATCTGGCCGAACTCATCGACGTAGGCCATCATGGAGTCCAAGCTGCTTCCACCGGGATTGGCCTTGCGCTCTTCCTTCTTACGCTGCTTCTCTTGTTTCTTCTGCAATCGTTTCTTTTCCTTCTGCCGTTTCTCGAATGTTGCCATGTGCTATCCCTGCATGGATGTTCCGTCCCGGGTGATCAATTGGCGCGGATCCTTTTCAGGAAAAGCACGCCGGTGGTGTTTGGGGCGGAAAGATGCAGGTGTGCGAAGATACGCTGTGTTGGGCACAGGTCCGTGAACATGCAGGATGAATGCGTCGGAATGGTCGCTCTCACGATCCGCAAAACGCCGAAGGGCCGCCCATTTCTGGACGGCCCTTCGGCTCTTGGTATGATGGTTTCCTCGGTGGCCTTACCGGAGGATGCTCAACCGCTGGACGGTCTTCTGTCCGTTGACGGTGAAGTTCACCAAGTACACTCCGCTGGCGATGTCGCTCGGCAGGTCGAGGATGGTGGTGAAGCGCTCACCGCTGTTCCCGAACTCCTTGGCGAAGACCTGCTTGCCGTAGACGTTCTGGATGTCCACGATGATCTGCTGGTCCGCGTCCTGGATACCGTCGATGCTCAGGTTCACCTGGCTTTCACGCACCGGGTTCGGCCACATCGTCGCCGTTCCAGTGGCTTGTGCCATGCTGGCCTCGGGGCGGGGGTTGCCGTTGTTGATGGTGATCGTACAGGTCTGGCCGCAGAAGCCGCTGTAGGTGGCTCCGACTTTCACGTTCACTTGCACGTTGTAGGTGGAGCCGTTGACCATCGGAGGACGGTTGTTCCACTTCAACTGCAGGATGTAGGTGCTGCGGATGAAAGTTTCATCGTAGCCCTCGCTGGGGATGAAGATGCGGAACTGGTACTCCGTCGCGCCCACCACCGGCAAGGCATAGATGAAGCTGTTGTTGGTGTTGAAGGCGCGTTCCTCGCCGCAAGAGTGCCCGTAGGTGGGTGCGCTGATCAGCTCCGTGCAAGGCACCGTCGACGACATGGCCACTTCGCAACCCGTGCCAAAGTGCGCGCTGGCCAAGGGGCCGGCTTCGTTGGTGCGGACACGGACGAAGTACTTCACGCCTGGCGTGAGCGGACTGGTGTGCATCTGGTTGAAGCGCACCTTGTTGGTGTTCACCGCGATCCGGCGGATGTACCCTTCGTCGGGGTCGGAGAACTCGAACTGGTAGCTGGACGCTCCGGCCACGTAGCGGCAATACACGTAGCTGTTCATGCTGAAATCGAAGATGCCGCAGGACTTGTTCGCGACCTGGGCGGGGCCGGGAGGCAGGCAGAAGCTGTGCCCGGACCCATAGGCCGGGTATGCCGGAGTGGAGCTGGGTGAATCGTAGCCGTTGGCGAAGTCATCGCCCATGAACACCTTGCCATCGGTGGTGCGTAACTGCCAGTAGCCATTGCCGGTGAGGCCGTCCCCGTATCCATCATAGAGATGGAATGTGTAACAAGCGTCAACCGGCGAGACCCCGATGCAGACCGTTTCGGTGACGAGGGTGTTGTTCTGCCCCGTGTAGGGGCCGCCATAGGCGACGGAAGCATTGAGGTCGTCCAAGACTTCCCATGAGGTCTGATCGCCGTTGGCATCGGTGTGGATGGCCACCACGAAGGAGTTGCCCGGGCAGGCCAAGGTGGTTATGTCGATGGTGTTGGAGTTGGCCGACGCACACGCACCGGATTCCGCGCGGACGCGGAAGTAGTACGTGGTGCTGGTGTTCAGGCCGGTCACGGATTGGGACGTGCCACCAACA
Coding sequences:
- a CDS encoding YdeI family protein; its protein translation is MNPKVDWYFDKDSKWQAEFKALRTIALECGLDEELKWGHPCYTLKGKNVVLMHGFKDYCALLFHKGVLLKDDVGIMTQQTENVQVVRQIRFKSLKEIKKLAPVLKAYIHEAIAVEKAGTKVPMKKTKEFNMPEEFAQALKEMPELKKAFQALTPGRQRGYLLYFSSAKQEKTRMARVEKNVDRILEGKGLDDQ
- a CDS encoding gliding motility-associated C-terminal domain-containing protein, which encodes MKNLRTLASLCIAFSGTLFAQTSTSDCDGSIQLCGGVYTELSAPQGSGNVFEFTGICNQNAESASLWYTFTVQEAGDLSFVLDPANDADDYDWGLFNITDGGCAGINAQNGSSPEVECNSYGVIGTNGPTGISTANGGTGSTNGPGDLNGPAFNADLPVTVGQTYALVVMNWSGSPDGYNIDFTQSTAAIYDNVPPVPVSVTTDCSNQSFVVNFSEPIVTSTVIPTDFTLTSPSGVVLPFGTVTPNVPGAVSQSGYTITLDDVPMEGGIYTLTITSTSGNVEDPCGNIVVETTFEVPIIAPFSYTVEVTSACNGMGGTLQAVHVSGGTAPVTFTLGGTVLPDGTASGLWAGDYVLHVDDAAGCNILAEVTIPDHVIQVLIPQEQDSLSCSITSITVEGVQVLPEQAVNYVWTAVTASGTDPAFSSEASPTISQPGTYTVLVTDLEDGCTDQASVVIAETSVPTVDLSSITLPNVVSPNGDGMNDVWRPFLPADPDMDVTALFDTYELTVYDRWGQTVFDAGSGGKGSWNAKDVADGTYFYKVAYRAECGAVIDKEANGTITVLR
- a CDS encoding DUF262 domain-containing protein, whose translation is MALQDEILSKKREIITDGYPMSIGELVNLYKDDELDIHPEFQRLFRWKPLQRTRLIESILLGIPIPSIFVSQRKDGVWDVVDGLQRLSTIFEFIGILKDENGKVLPGSRLIRTEYLPSLEGKAWENTDDPANSLDAAMRIAFKREKIDVKIVKQESDDSIKYELFQRLNTLGSKLSDQEVRNCLLVMLDRPFHDWLKNLSEDEHFLSTISIAERLLKEKYNMELALRFVILSLIDPNEVKGVNDFSEFITEKMVSIVNDKKFDRVSMENKFTRTFTLLDASLGDSSFQRYNSDKQRFEGKFLVAAFEAVAIGLGKNISLWKDKDPESLVDKVKDIWSNPKFQSRYGAGVNVTSRVPAIIPLGETILRP
- a CDS encoding acyl-CoA carboxylase subunit beta → MDIEASKNEDHNKLACSDLHKRLHKIHEGGGEKRIAKQHAQGKMTARERIDALLDPKSPHHSGQARIEIGAFAADGMYAEHGGAPSAGVVVVIGYVCKRQCMVVANDATVKAGAWFPMTGKKNLRAQEIAIENRLPIIYLVDSAGVFLPMQDEIFPDKEHFGRIFRNNAVMSSMGITQIAAIMGSCVAGGAYLPIMSDEALIVEKTGSIFLAGSYLVKAAIGEDIDNETLGGATTHTEISGVVDYKCKDDAECLKTIRTIVDKLGKPKDAGFSREKSAKPKADEKELYGILPKERTKPYDMREVIARLVDGSEFTEYKEGYGQSILTGYARIDGWAVGIVANQRKVVKSKKGEMQFGGVIYSDSADKATRFIANCNQKNIPLVFLQDVTGFMVGSRSEQGGIIKDGAKMVNAVANSVVPKFTIIVGNSYGAGNYAMCGKAYDPRLIVGWPSANVAVMGGDQASKVMLQIEVSALKGRGETITPENEKQLLDKIRKKYEDTTSPYYAASRLWLDAVIDPLETRTWISMGIEAAAQSPATREFNMGVLQV
- a CDS encoding collagen-like protein, which translates into the protein MDIRKTFMLTAVCLLMAGCAKEGPAGPTGPAGPTGPDGNTDFHVESFTALSSDWEQLSNGIQYTQEIPSLTQEVIDNDAVLLYMHKNNIWYLLPHQLSTLQYTYSYQPGEITITVIGTQIPTTLILKLVYMEDSE
- a CDS encoding T9SS type A sorting domain-containing protein, which codes for MRAQQFVILFAFSTFPVIANAQTIANAGPDQETCFDTTSMQANTPLPTETGMWSLTSGMVTITDPSDPSTSVTGIYFGQNVLTWTIITPVDTTADQVSITRYEVDPPIPNAGPDQSIYAPPFSATMGAAPPIAPQVCTWSLIQGTGLFSNPNDPYATVTDLSEGENILRWTSDSGPCFQLISDDVVITVELSTSIGADANDRPVAMWFDNASGLLRIVGDVQANSLSIVNALGQRVETPARISAGAVDLSGLPSGNYSATATISGIRRTLRFVVGR
- a CDS encoding cold shock domain-containing protein; the protein is MATFEKRQKEKKRLQKKQEKQRKKEERKANPGGSSLDSMMAYVDEFGQIVDTPPDPANRVEIDASEIELGVPKREKVDVDPMHQGKLDFFDTSKGFGFINEIGSQERYFVHISGMIDEINEGDKVSFELERGPKGMNAVRVQKV